In Planifilum fulgidum, the genomic stretch CGGGTTTTTTCCGCGGGATGTCACCGCCAAATATCTCCGCTCCCCGGTCCGCCCGATGAAAAGGACGGATGAAAGGAGGAATCTGGTCAGAGACCTTCTTCCGAAAAACTTTGAAAATCCGCCCTCTTCCGCATCTTTCGCTTTCCCGGGCGGCCCTCTCCTCATCAAAGGAAAACACCCCCTTCCATGAGAAGGGGGTGAGGCTGTTGACAAAGAAGGGTCAACAGCCTTTTTTGTTGAATTCGGAATAAAACAATTCCGAAGGAAGGTTTTTATATGTTCAGGACGAACCCATCTAGGGAATTTCAACCCGAAACAGTCAACATAGAAGACCTTGTTCCCCAAGATCACTTGCTTAGAAAAATCAATGAAACCATCGACTTTTCGTTTATCGCGGAAAAATGCCGCCCCTTGTATTGTCAAGATAATGGGCGTCCTTGCATCGATCCGGTCATGCTGTTCAAAATGCTTTTGATCGGTTATTTGTACGGAATTCGTTCG encodes the following:
- a CDS encoding transposase translates to MFRTNPSREFQPETVNIEDLVPQDHLLRKINETIDFSFIAEKCRPLYCQDNGRPCIDPVMLFKMLLIGYLYGIRS